In Bosea vestrisii, the following are encoded in one genomic region:
- a CDS encoding MFS transporter, producing MRLDLEAAPARAASADARPSPPPATAPLSAGMILLFALASGLAVANAYFAHPLLDIIADDLKLSRATVGLIVGATQLGYGLGLILLVPLGDLVDRRKLVVLQSLLSVAALIAVALSTSGAMLLAAMAAMGFLAVVTQAFVAYAASLARPEERGQVVGSVTSGIVLGILLARAIAGAMADLSGWRAVYLLSAGATLIIAIVLFRALPPEHKSPAQLSYPRLIVSLFVLFRQEKVLRIRAIIAMLIFADVTMLLTPLVLPLAAPPFSLSHTAIGLFGLAGAAGALGASRAGAWTDRGHGQRVTGIALALMLLAWLPIGLLPQSILFLIAGVLILDFGLQAVHVTNQAMVYRVRPDAQSRLTAGYMVFYSIGSAFGSSTSTLVYAHAGWTGVSLIGAAIAAVALIFWAATLKAMPIQATRAVTAKRTA from the coding sequence ATGCGACTGGACCTTGAGGCGGCGCCGGCCCGCGCCGCGAGCGCCGACGCACGCCCATCGCCTCCCCCTGCAACGGCGCCGCTCTCGGCCGGCATGATCTTGCTCTTTGCGTTGGCGAGCGGACTTGCCGTCGCCAACGCCTATTTCGCTCATCCGCTGCTCGACATCATCGCCGATGACCTCAAGCTGTCGCGAGCGACGGTCGGCCTGATCGTCGGCGCGACGCAGCTCGGCTACGGGCTCGGGCTCATCCTTTTGGTGCCGCTCGGCGATCTCGTCGACCGCCGCAAGCTCGTCGTCCTGCAATCCCTGCTCTCGGTCGCAGCGCTGATTGCCGTCGCGCTTTCGACTTCGGGCGCGATGCTGCTTGCGGCGATGGCGGCGATGGGCTTCCTCGCCGTGGTGACGCAGGCCTTCGTCGCCTATGCGGCAAGCCTGGCGCGGCCGGAGGAACGCGGCCAGGTCGTCGGCTCTGTCACCAGCGGGATCGTGCTCGGCATCCTGCTGGCTCGCGCCATCGCCGGCGCGATGGCTGATCTCTCGGGGTGGCGGGCGGTCTATCTGCTTTCTGCCGGAGCGACGCTCATCATCGCCATCGTCCTGTTCAGGGCGCTGCCGCCCGAACACAAGTCGCCGGCGCAGCTCTCCTATCCGCGCCTGATCGTCTCGCTCTTCGTGCTGTTCCGGCAGGAGAAGGTGCTGCGCATTCGCGCGATCATCGCCATGCTGATCTTCGCCGATGTCACTATGCTGTTGACGCCCTTGGTGCTGCCGCTCGCCGCCCCGCCCTTCTCGCTGTCGCATACGGCGATCGGGCTGTTCGGGCTCGCCGGCGCAGCGGGTGCACTCGGCGCATCACGGGCCGGCGCCTGGACCGATCGCGGCCACGGCCAGCGTGTCACCGGCATTGCGCTGGCGCTGATGCTGCTGGCATGGTTGCCGATCGGATTGCTGCCGCAGTCGATCCTGTTCCTGATCGCCGGCGTGCTGATCCTCGATTTCGGTCTGCAGGCGGTGCACGTCACCAATCAGGCGATGGTCTACCGGGTCCGGCCGGACGCGCAGAGCCGGCTGACTGCCGGCTACATGGTGTTCTATTCGATCGGCAGCGCGTTCGGCTCATCGACCTCGACACTGGTCTACGCGCATGCAGGCTGGACCGGTGTCAGCCTGATCGGCGCGGCGATCGCTGCGGTCGCGCTGATCTTCTGGGCTGCGACGCTGAAGGCGATGCCGATCCAGGCGACGCGGGCCGTGACGGCAAAACGCACCGCCTGA